From Niallia sp. Man26:
AAACGTTTCTGCATCGTTATTTTCATGCTTCAAAAGGCAAATTCGGTTAAATAGAATCAGTTTTTTGTCTCCGAGTGTATTAAGCTTGATGAAATTAGAACCTGCATCCTCTAATATCCCTAGTATTTCCATTTCTTCATCATCACAAGTGACGTTTACTTTCACAAGAGAAAAGCGAAGTGCCCGGAAATGCTGCTGCAGCTGTCTTTGCCGCTGCTGTTGTTCAGGGTCTTGTGGATCACGGGGATTGCCGATGGTGCGAAGGGTATCATTAATTTCCTCAATACAAGCCTGTAAGGCGTTTAACTCCCGAAGCGGCAGCGAACTGCTCGGCGAGTTGTAACGCGGTGTCGGAATGGCTGGTGGACAAATATTTGGAGAACCAAAGCGATTGTTTGGAACACTTTCTGGTATTCGTTCAGGGCAGCAAAAGCCGCCTTCGGGGCAAATACCCTGATTATGGTGACAAGGACAATCACAATATTTTTCTGACATCTTTATTTAAACACCTCTTTTCTTAATCGTATCTAAATGGAGAGAAATTCGGATTCAGCGGAGCCAAATAAGGACTAGGCATATCTAAAACACGCATGATTCCCCACACACCGAGTTCGATATCCCAGCGAATAAGACCAGATCGGTACAGATAGTCTCCTGGCAAGTTCAAATAGCCGCCAGCTCCGTATTTTAAAGCAAAATCATCTGCATGACCGACAGCTATCTGTCCTTCAATGGAAGTGATTCGTGAGTTTACATCATCATCATCATCGAGCCATTTGTGGCCATGGAAGGTAATGGAGTGGGCCCGGGCTCTATCGGCAGGGAAGGTAAACCTTATAACAACCGGGTCACCTGCATAGGCTAAAAATAGCGGTGTTGCTGGATCTCCATGGACAAGGGAGCTGAACACTTTTGATATATCCGGATTCTGTGCTAAGCGGTGTTTAAATCTTTCCGCCCTGTAATTAAAGGCCCGCGATCCTTGATCTTCAAAATCCTCTAATTCAAAGTCTTCAATATCGAGTAACAATGGTTCAGGATCGATAATAAGATTGCCATCTTTATCAACAAGACGGATACCGTCATGCATTACTACAGCAAATTCCCTATATTCACCAAAAGGGTTGGAGATGATAATCTGATCACCGGTTTTCACTATTTCTCTTGTACATGGATCAAGATAACTGGATCCTCTGAATTCTGTGATCAGCATTCCGAAGGCCCCATGGTGGCGGTGATTGCGGATATCGGCCATATCCCAGAGATTCGCTGATCCAAACGGCTGATCTAAATACCAGCGATAGGTAATACACTCACCTGGTCCAATTGTTTGGTCATAGTTATAGCCAACTGTTGCACCGTCCGAGAATCGGACGTCATATTCAGCTAACTGTGCATGCATCGAAATGCGTCGAGACGGAGGGAAGGGAGCCTCGACTGGCACACTTGGATAGCCATGCAGTAGATCATCCTCATTATGAAACGGACCAAATATTTGATTGTAGAGCGTCACCTCCACACATTCTCCAACATTACCACGTAATATGAGCGGTTCAGGATTTTTTTCGCCGCTTACTATCTTTGGAACATCCTCAGCAAGTGCGAATATAAGACCATGCGGATCATGATCGCCAAAGCTGTTGTAAACGATTGGCATCTGGAGTGCAACCACCTCATATTTGCGGACTGGTGCGCCAGGAGGTGCTGGGTTTCCAGGATGCAGTGCCATAGGCGGTCTGCAGCCGGTCGGAACAGGCAAGGCTTCTGTTCGTGGAGGCGGTGCAGGCTGGTCAGGCAATGGCAGCAAATGTGATACCTTCTCCTTAAATGTACGCATTAATCCCCAGTTTCCTAGCCAGACATCATCGATTGTTCCGAAATGATAGAGCATATCAAAGTCGCCTTCACCATCTATGAAAAATTCAAAGGTAAAGGACTCGGATATACCGATATGCTGCTGCTGCACTAACTCTGAATCCAAGTCACCTCTTTCACGATGCCAGCGCTGGCGATGTAAATTGAAGCTGTGTGACTCCTCATGAGCACCTTGAATAAGCCTGATGCGGACTGGGTCGCCGTTGTACGTCTCTAAAAGCGGCGTGACTGGATCACCATGAACCCATGAACTGAAGGTATAGGCAGGATCACAGTCAGGTTCCTTTATCCGGTATTGCAGCGGCTCGTTTCGGTAGTTAATGCCCATTACGCCAGGGTCATCTGGTGAACCAGGAAAAGGAGGCGGGTTTAAAGGCTGATTATTTGCATCAAACAGTAATGAAAAATCATGAACGAACAAATGAAACTCTCGGAAGTCAGGACTTAGCGGGTTCACAATCATTGCTTGCGTTCCTGATTCTATTTCTTCTCCAGTGTGTGGATCAAGGAAGCGGGAGAATCTAGATTCTATATTAATTGCGGCAAATACACCATGCTGCTGATGTTCATTGGCAAATAAGTGGTCATGCCAAAAGGTTGCTTTTAATTCAACATCTGCAAACCATTGATAGGTGATTGTTTCTCCAGGCAAGATGCCTGAGTTATAATTCCAGCCAACGTTAGCACCATCTGAACAAAGCGGATCAAACTTTACGAAGTGGACATGCATGCCAGCTTCATACGTACGATTGACAAGCTGGAAGGCATTACCGCCTAATACTTCAGGAAGTTTATTTGTAAAGTGAAGCCTTAGACACTCTCCTGCATTTGCACGGATAACGAGCGGTTCCGGTGACTTTCTGCCTGCTAGAACATCTTCTTCATCTTTCGCCAAGACGTAAAGGCGTCCCTCTGGATCGTGCCAGCCTTGTTTGTTGTATACTATCGGCATTTGAATTAAAGAAATATCATACTCTCTTACCGGCGCTCCCGGGGGACATGGATTTGTAAATGCTGCTCCAGGGACTGGACGAC
This genomic window contains:
- a CDS encoding multicopper oxidase domain-containing protein; translation: MLRKFHIVAIPIRIVFNKFGDYDPDGMMYVLKENEEKVKAQVAANPFMPVDLVEPLVLRANRGDDIEILFENQLPFSTSLHIQKAEYSVFTSDGAFVGVNPDTTVPPCGQIIYRWHANEQGICFFSDMGNTLSSELGSNVHGLYGALLVQPRGSYWTDPVTGLSINSGAFADIHNAMLPSYREFAWFFADEPEVRDLTGQNPISPHTLQPESTFPINYRSEPMRNRLRLIQEGVVAPECESEEVHHDSWVFGDPSTPILRAYVGDPIKIRLIHGGVKETHTFHYHVHQWLQEPTDQDSEVVDVQAVSPQNNYTVSPLYGAGSLQRAKGDAIIHCHLYPHFGEGMWGIQRTFDTLQDGSQCYPNGVPIAALQPLPTQPLPPEPTAEKPGYPNFIPGIAGCKAPRPPLVGDRESTVLEMNAFDSRPVPGAAFTNPCPPGAPVREYDISLIQMPIVYNKQGWHDPEGRLYVLAKDEEDVLAGRKSPEPLVIRANAGECLRLHFTNKLPEVLGGNAFQLVNRTYEAGMHVHFVKFDPLCSDGANVGWNYNSGILPGETITYQWFADVELKATFWHDHLFANEHQQHGVFAAINIESRFSRFLDPHTGEEIESGTQAMIVNPLSPDFREFHLFVHDFSLLFDANNQPLNPPPFPGSPDDPGVMGINYRNEPLQYRIKEPDCDPAYTFSSWVHGDPVTPLLETYNGDPVRIRLIQGAHEESHSFNLHRQRWHRERGDLDSELVQQQHIGISESFTFEFFIDGEGDFDMLYHFGTIDDVWLGNWGLMRTFKEKVSHLLPLPDQPAPPPRTEALPVPTGCRPPMALHPGNPAPPGAPVRKYEVVALQMPIVYNSFGDHDPHGLIFALAEDVPKIVSGEKNPEPLILRGNVGECVEVTLYNQIFGPFHNEDDLLHGYPSVPVEAPFPPSRRISMHAQLAEYDVRFSDGATVGYNYDQTIGPGECITYRWYLDQPFGSANLWDMADIRNHRHHGAFGMLITEFRGSSYLDPCTREIVKTGDQIIISNPFGEYREFAVVMHDGIRLVDKDGNLIIDPEPLLLDIEDFELEDFEDQGSRAFNYRAERFKHRLAQNPDISKVFSSLVHGDPATPLFLAYAGDPVVIRFTFPADRARAHSITFHGHKWLDDDDDVNSRITSIEGQIAVGHADDFALKYGAGGYLNLPGDYLYRSGLIRWDIELGVWGIMRVLDMPSPYLAPLNPNFSPFRYD